The Paenibacillus sp. FSL W8-0426 region GACTGTTCGGCGGCATGGGCTTCCTTGGCAACATCCTCGGACTGTTGGTTAACGTCATTGCCATCGTAGCGATCGTCATGCTGGCTATGGCCCTCTTCAGAGCGATTGCCAATCGCCGCAAACCGGCAACTCACGGCCGCTATGACAGCCGCGACGATCGTGACGATGACCGCAACAGAAACGGACGGTATTAATCCGTATGATTCTGAGCATGGATGAAATCGTCAACGCTATTTGCATTCATACCGCCGAGCGAAAAGGCGTACGTCCAACGGAGGTCAACGTTGAGCTGAGCTGGGAAGAAGATACGGGATACACCGCAGAAGTATGGGTTGCCGGTCGCAGCCAATACTTGGTGGAGTCCAATATGATCGAAGCAATCCTGCGCTATCTTCACAGCGAATACAATATTCGGGCATATCGCGAAGATGTGCGCCTGGATCTGGATGAAGAGATTACAGCGATTGTGAATCAGCACTAACTTGCATCGCATAAAACCAACCGTCTCCCAATGTTTATGACATTTGGCTGGAGACGGTTTTTTAGTTTTTTTAATTTCGCTCGCAAGAGTGTTCTATCGCTTCCATCCGTCCTTTAGCGAAACAATCCGATTGAAGACGAACTGTTCACCTGAAGACTCATTCATCGAGTCAAGGATAAAATAGCCATGGCGAATGAACTGGAATCGTTCT contains the following coding sequences:
- a CDS encoding YxcD family protein, which translates into the protein MILSMDEIVNAICIHTAERKGVRPTEVNVELSWEEDTGYTAEVWVAGRSQYLVESNMIEAILRYLHSEYNIRAYREDVRLDLDEEITAIVNQH